The sequence AAATCCTGTGCGATTGGATGCAAGGCAAAATCAGCACTTGCGAAGTAACTGATAAAGCGTTAGCCACTATCAATGCACGCGCACAAGAAGGATTTTTTACCAATGATCGCGAACAACGCCTGATTACCAATGTAATCAAAATCATGCTCGATCCTACCATTAGAACTGCGGCATATAAACCTCTCAAAAAGGGCATTAAGCTTGCGCGACTATGTAAAAAATTAGGGTACAACGTCTTTTTGCTTTCCAATATGGATAGCGAAATAATACCGTTGCTTGAAAAAAAATATCCCGACATTTTTGAAATCTTTGATGGAAAAATAATATCTGCTGACGTTAATATGCTTAAACCACATAAAAATATTTATCAGCACACGCTAACCACCTATAATCTTAATCCATTGCATTGTTATTTTATTGATGACCAACCGGAAAACATACAAGGTGCACGCTCTCTAGGAATCAAAAGCGTCTTGTGCGACTACAAAAGATATTATAAGGTATATGATCAATTCTATACCTGGAATCTGCTACCGAAAAAACGGTATAAAAAGCCAATTCTATTCAATAAAAAAAACGCTGAATAAGTCCGTGTTTCTCGGCATTCTCAGCAACCCCCTCCAAACCTATCTTCAGAATCATTAAAGCTGGGTATCAATAACGTGCAAACCGCACTCACTGCAACTAAAGATGCAATACAAGATGGAAACCCATCAGCACTCGCACAAGATGCAGCAGCATTAGAACAAGCTGGAGAGGCAATCAGTATGGCAGCAGTACAGGCTGCAATGGAATCTTATGGATGGGCTGGAGCATTAACACCATTCTTGGAACAATTGGCAACAACAATCGGGGAAGTAGCAGCAGAAGCCGCAGCACAAGCAGCTGAAGTAGGATTTGAATTCGTGCCATTGGGAGAAGTTGCATTTTAATCCAAGCACAGCCAATAGAACATTGAAAACAAAAAAAGCGCTGAATAAACCAGCGCTTTTTTATCTAAAAGTCTTTAATCTAAGTCTGGTAGCGACGCAGGGAATCGAACCCCGGACCTACGGATTATGATTCCGCCGCTCTAACCAGCTGAGCTACGTCGCCACTACCAATAACGCAAATAAGTATACTAAATTCTTAACTTTTGAATAGAAAAATTATCTAAAACAAAGTTAAATAACGATTTTAAGAAGAACAAGCCACTAATTAATGTTGAAACAATACCCAACATCAACGTTACTGCAAATCCCTGAATCGGCCCTGTTCCAAATTGGAATAGCACGGCACCAACAATA is a genomic window of Candidatus Babeliales bacterium containing:
- a CDS encoding HAD family hydrolase, with amino-acid sequence MFPKKTIFAPFLGIMTLFFVPPVSKRNREQTTETTENRTPSILFDLNDVLFHINKKKMITHLGFFDTAKYLLSGHSIQTLQDKVLTILHHIDPLSIVEPENNNIPMHNNKPVPKILCDWMQGKISTCEVTDKALATINARAQEGFFTNDREQRLITNVIKIMLDPTIRTAAYKPLKKGIKLARLCKKLGYNVFLLSNMDSEIIPLLEKKYPDIFEIFDGKIISADVNMLKPHKNIYQHTLTTYNLNPLHCYFIDDQPENIQGARSLGIKSVLCDYKRYYKVYDQFYTWNLLPKKRYKKPILFNKKNAE